Proteins encoded together in one Mugil cephalus isolate CIBA_MC_2020 chromosome 16, CIBA_Mcephalus_1.1, whole genome shotgun sequence window:
- the tap2t gene encoding antigen peptide transporter 2 codes for MKDVVVCGLFTLLLDAVLCSALWALLLLLRSSDCGGLAGVWAFGAVKWVVLHVFTSALTEGKPPAVLRRLVVLLCLLSPALETGQILVAPPSEPYTGPLPDLSMLLVAQMSSLLAVAVWEKGLCGNGKMKKNNSKPDSRRLLIRVLKYFKPDTLYLIAAFGFLILGVFCDSFIPLYQGKVIDMLSDQKHQIGFSYALGTLVLFSLGSALFSGLRGGLFMCTLARLNKRLKHVLFHSLMQQEITFFEENSSGQLSSRLHSDVDRMGRTVALNANALVRSTVKTCLMLWVMLHLSWELTLLTCIEMPLVVMVQNKYITLSKELKEQMQDCHARIKDLASETVGCIRTVRSFKAEKEELRRYQEALEQMSAINRRSGIYSAVFGFIRRLLIVGIKILMLVQARTLISSGRLSIGSLVSFFLYQKPMSNNLREILYCYGETMSTVGVISKVFGYLDRTPKCKKEGELAPEKLKGRIVFENVTLSYPSSPHTQALKSFSVELQPGKMTALVGPSGSGKTSCVGLLKRLYEPQEGQILLDGEPLHHYKQKYLHEKIALVSQNPVLFSGSVRYNIEYGLKECNDDKVKEAAVKANADGFISEMKDKYDADVGEGGRNLSEGQKQSIAIVRALVRDPQVIILDEATSKLDVNAQHAVLQEIVTRGRTVLVVAHQLKTVEKADHIIFLEGGVVVEEGTHKELMAKKGRYHRLKEELFSQSD; via the exons ATGAAGGACGTGGTAGTCTGTGGATTGTTCACCCTCCTTTTGGATGCTGTTCTGTGCTCAGCCCTCTGggctctcctgctgctgctgcggtcCTCCGACTGTGGCGGCCTTGCAGGTGTGTGGGCCTTCGGAGCAGTGAAGTGGGTCGTCCTCCATGTTTTCACGTCTGCATTAACTGAGGGGAAACCGCCGGCTGTGCTCCGCCGACTGGTGgtgctcctctgtcttctttcccCTGCGCTGGAAACTGGACAGATCCTGGTGGCGCCTCCCTCCGAGCCTTACACCGGGCCACTCCCTGACCTCAGCATGCTGCTGGTGGCTCAGATGTCCTCATTGCTGGCCGTTGCAGTTTGGGAGAAGGGTCTCTGTGGGAAtggaaagatgaaaaagaacaacagcaaACCTGATTCCAGACGTTTGTTAATAAGGGTGCTGAAATACTTCAAACCAGACACTCTTTACCTAATAGCCGCTTTTGGTTTCCTCATCTTAGGAGTTTTCT GTGATTCGTTTATCCCACTGTATCAGGGAAAGGTGATTGATATGCTAAGTGATCAAAAGCATCAAATCGGCTTCAGTTATGCATTGGGAACGCTGGTGCTTTTCTCTCTTGGAAG CGCTCTGTTCTCCGGCCTGAGAGGAGGCCTGTTCATGTGCACCTTGGCCAGACTGAACAAGAGATTGAAGCATGTGCTGTTTCACAGCCTCATGCAGCAGGAAATAACGTTCTTTGAGGAGAACAGCTCTG GTCAGCTTTCCTCCCGCCTGCACTCTGACGTGGACAGGATGGGCCGCACCGTAGCGCTGAACGCCAACGCACTGGTTCGCAGCACCGTCAAAACCTGCCTGATGCTCTGGGTGATGCTACACCTGTCCTGGGAGCTCACTCTTCTCACCTGCATAGAGATGCCACTTGTGGTCATGGTGCAGAACAAATACATCACGTTGTCTAAG GAGCTGAAAGAGCAGATGCAGGACTGCCACGCTCGGATCAAGGACCTGGCCTCCGAGACCGTCGGCTGCATTCGAACCGTCCGCAGCTTCaaggcagagaaagaagagtTGAGGAGGTATCAAGAGGCTCTGGAACAGATGTCTGCCATCAATAGACGTTCAGGGATCTACAGtgctgtttttggttttatacGGAGG CTGTTGATTGTGGGGATAAAGATACTGATGCTGGTTCAGGCCCGCACCCTCATCTCGTCCGGGCGCCTCAGCATCGGTAGCCTAGTGTCCTTTTTCTTGTACCAGAAGCCCATGTCAAACAATTTGAGG GAGATTTTGTATTGCTATGGAGAGACGATGTCCACAGTTGGTGTGATTTCCAAAGTGTTCGGCTATCTGGACAGGACACCAAAGTGCAAGAAGGAAGGAGAGTTAGCCCCTGAGAAACTGAAGGGAAgaattgtttttgaaaatgtcacctTGAGCTACCCCTCATCTCCACATACACAAGCTCTGAAG TCTTTTTCAGTGGAACTGCAGCCGGGGAAGATGACTGCCCTGGTGGGGCCCTCCGGCAGCGGAAAGACTTCCTGTGTCGGCCTCCTGAAGAGGTTGTATGAACCGCAAGAGGGACAGATCCTGTTGGATGGAGAACCGCTGCACCATTACAAGCAGAAATACCTCCATGAAAAG ATAGCCCTGGTATCCCAGAATCCTGTGCTGTTTTCTGGTTCTGTGAGGTACAACATTGAGTACGGCCTGAAAGAATGTAATGATGATAAGGTGAAAGAAGCCGCGGTGAAGGCCAACGCAGACGGCTTCATCTCTGAGATGAAGGACAAGTACGACGCAG ATGTAGGAGAAGGTGGACGGAACCTCTCAGAGGGACAGAAGCAAAGCATCGCCATCGTCAGAGCCCTGGTCCGAGATCCGCAGGTCATCATACTGGATGAGGCTACCAGCAAACTGGATGTTAATGCACAGCACGCT GTGCTGCAGGAGATTGTGACTCGTGGCCGGACGGTCCTGGTGGTGGCTCATCAGCTGAAGACGGTGGAGAAAGCCG